CGTTTTGTATCCATTGTGCAGGAGGTGTACTGATATGGAGGAGTCCTCCGACTTCCGCACGCTCAAGATTCTGGATCGCTTTCGGCCAATCATCGCCAGAACAGGGGCTGATTATGATGTGCTGCGTCTGATCTTGCGAGTGAAGTTCCAGATGGATCAACGCAGAGTACCTACCATTTTATCCAACAATTCAGGGAAAAAGGAGCGCAAGGAAGGTAATCAGTTTCTTCGATCCTTATGGTTGTATGGATTAATGGGACTGATGATGGTTCCCTTCATCGTCTGGGATACGGGGCATTTCATGCTTCAGATGGGACTTGTGTTTGGCATCTTAATGTTTATGATCATGACGTCCATGATCTCAGATTTTTCCTCCGTGCTGCTGGACATTCGGGATCGTAATATCATTATGACGAAGCCCGTTAATGGGCGAACGGTGGGGATGGCCCGAGCCATCCATGCAGGCGTTTATCTGCTATTGCTGACGGGTTCATTAACCGGTATACCGCTAATTGCCGCGTTGGTGACGCATGGAATCGGATTCTTTCTGATCTTCCTTGTGGAACTGATTCTGATCAATATGCTGATTCTGGTGACAACGTCTCTGATCTATCTGTTCATGATGAAGTTTCTGGATGGTGAGAAGCTGAAGGATATGATCAACATGGTACAGATTCTGCTTTCGGTAGGCATTGCGATCGGTTATCAGCTGGTCATCCGTTCGTTCAGTATTATTGACTTTGGTATGGTATTTACCCCGGCATGGTGGCAGTTGCTGTTACCTCCGTTATGGTATGCGGCCGCATATGAATGGTTGTTTGCAGGGGGTGGGAATGTGTGGATCTATACGTTCACAGCACTTGCAGTCTTGGTTCCTGTGGTGAGTATGATCGTATATGTGAAGCTTATGCCTTCCTTTGAATTGTATTTGGAAAAAATGGCACATTCGGGTCAGTCCTCCGGACGCAGGCGCGGAAGATGGGATCGGTTGATCTCCAAGGTGGTCAGTCGTTCCAGAGAGGAACAGGCTTGCTTCCGTCTGTCAGCCAGCATGATGCGTAATGAACGGGAATTCAAGCTGAAGGTGTATCCATCGCTTGGTTTATCATTTGTTTTACCTTATGTATTTTGGTTTACTGAATTGCAATCTTCTAGTTGGGCGGAGTTTAGACAAAGTTCGTTTGTATACACCTTTTACATCGTACTGATGCTGGTTGTAACGGTTGTAGTCATGCTGAAATTTTCAGGACAATATAAGGCATTCTGGACTTTTCGCGCTGCACCGATGGCGAATGATAGCGCGTTATATAAAGGCGCTCTTAAGGCATTCTTATGCAACATGTTCCTGCCTATATTTCTGGCAAATGCCATTTTGTTCACCTGGACATTTGGATTACGGATACTGCCGGATATTGCAATTATTATGCTGACAGCTACGGCGTTTGTGCCACTGGCAGGCAAGTTGTTGCTGCGTAAGCCGCCGTTCTCCCAATCCTTCAGTATGGCGCAGCAAAGTGATGGCTGGTATGTATTCGCCGCCCTCCCTGTGCTTGCCATGTTATGGGGAGTCCATGTCTTTTTCCGATCAGTGTCAGGGGGCGTATGGATCTATGGTGCGTTACTGATCGTGGCGAATGTGTTGCTGTGGACGCTGCTGTTTCGGGAGAAGAAGACAGCGGCTAAGAGGCCGGTTGCAGTTTGAGAATAGAGTAGTAGAGAAAGAGAGTAAGAGCGCTAAGAGATAAGAGAGGGTAAAAGAGCTAACCTAGACGCTGATGTCGAGGTTAGCTCTTTTGATAAGTGATACTACCCCATAGAAACCTCGTCCGCAGCGCTAACGAACCAGAGACAACCTATTGGTGGGAATAATCAGAAAAATAAATTCTAACGAACCTCAGGAACGCTATCATTCGGAAAAGTAGCTATTTAGCTTGAAAAAGAACCTATCCAGGCACAATAACGTGTCTGAGATTCGTTAGATTTAAGATCCATGCTAAAAGGGGCTAATAACGTGTATCAGGTTCGTTAGAATGGAGTGAAGCAGTGGAGGTTCCCCGGGAAGGGGGCGCCCTATCTTTTATGGCCTGATCGGAGGATGGATTCCGCTAGCCGATCGGCTGCATCCGCTGTGGAGATCGCAGATTGCGTAGCCTCTGCGTATACCTTGCTTAGCGTGCCTGCAATCCCCGCCACTTTTTGGCGGATCAGGTCAGGCCCGGCGCCTTCCAGCTCGTAGGCGGTGGAGATGATTCCGCCTGCGTTGAGCACATAATCAGGCGCGTACAGGATGCCGCGCGCCTGCATGCGGCCTGCAACCAGCTGTCGTTCACTCAGCTGGTTGTTGGCCGCCCCGGCAACGATGGAGCAGCGCAGCTCCTCCACCGTTGCCGGGGTCAGTACGCCCCCTAGGGCACAGGGGGCGAAGACCTTGCAGTCAGCGGCGTGGATATGGGCCGGATCGGCCGAGATGGCGCCGCTGAACTGCACAAGGGCACGTTGTACACGCTCCGGTACAACGTCTGCCACAATGAGCCGTGCCCCGGCTGCATGCAGGTAACGGCACAGGGCATACCCGACCTTGCCCAGTCCCTGGACGGCAACGGGAATGCCCTGCAAAGATGCAATGCCTTGCTGGCGCAGCGAGGTCACAATGCCGATGTGTACGCCGTAGGCGGTCATCTCGGCAGTGAAGTCATCCTGCGCCCCAAGCGAACCCGTGGTGTCCGTCACATGTGCGGTCTCAAGTCGGATCTGGTCCATGTCTGTCGCCGTGGTACCCAGATCAAGACCGGTCACGTATCGTCCGTTCAGCCGCTCCAGACAACGACCCAGTGCGCGAAAGCGCTGCGCCCGCTTGGATACGTCCGTATCCAGGCTCTTATCTATACGATCAGCAACCTGATTGGCGACGACTTCCCGTTCAGCGGCAACGCCCTTTTGCTGCTCTACCCCTAGATCTCCAGCGACCTGCTCAACACTAAGAGATCCGCAACCATCCTCATCCGGTTTTGTATTCTTCACAAAAGGTACATCCCATATGACCACTTTCCCGCCACCATACGGCAATCCGGAGATTGCATTTTTGTACGTCATGCCTTTGGCAAGTTTCACAGCATCCCGAACAGCTTCTTCCTCGGACGCATACGTCCAGTAGCGGCATCCACCGAGCGCAGGTCCAAGGACCGTGTTATGAATGGCAATGACCGCCCTCAATCCACTATCTGCATCATGGCAAAAAATGAGTTCCTCCATGCCTTCCCGCTCCATCTCCTGCCATAGCTGCATGACGGCACCCCCTTTTGTTTTGACCCATCCATCCTGGTTTTGACCTGATATCCTGTGCCAGCGTGCTTGGCTTTATGATGATACAGCATATTCAAAGACCCCCGTTTTCGACCCTGGGACCTCCGCCGGGTTGATAATCGGTACAAACGGTTCTATAATTGCAGTTCCGGCATGCCAGAGAGCAGAAAATGCCTACGGATTTACATTCAACCGTTTAGAATGAGGGCATAACGTCCAATGATGGAGATAGAGCGAACATATCGGAAGCATAGATGAAACGAAATCGTCGAGGATATGCAGCAAAGGGCCAATTCCGTTGTGAAGGCCAGGAAAGAGGGATTGTGATTGTTTAAAATATTGGTATTTATCTTTTTGATCCAGATTGTATATGTATCGGCTTATACATTACGGATGATTCTGACACTCAAAGGACAGAAATATATCGCCGCACTGATCAGCATGGGTGAGATTGTGATCTATGTGCTCGGTCTGAATCTGGTGCTAAACTATCTGAAACAACCGGAGGCCCTGATTGTATATGCGGTAGGTTACGGGTTGGGTGTGCTGCTCGGAGCGTGGATTGAAGAAAAGATTGCGCTCGGTTATATCACCGTTAAAGTAATCTGTAATCAGCTGGATGGAAGCGTCGCGAATGCCCTGCGGGATAAAGGGTACGGTGTTACTGCGTGGGTGGGTAGTGGACGTGACGGGGATCGGCTTGTGATGGAGATTCTGGCGAAACGAAAAAACCAGAAACTGCTCTATCAGACGATTCTCAGCTTGGACCCCAAAGCATTTGTCATTACTGTGGAGCCCAAACAGTTCCATGGCGGCTTCTGGACACGTTCCATCAAAAAGTAAAATCGAGCAGGTCTGCGGCAGATGCAGTCCTGCTTTTTTAATTTCATCCCATCTGGAATGTTTTTGTTGCCACGATATATCCCTGAAACCTTACTCCCCAAGTTAACTCTGTACGATTCAAGGTTGCTTACAGTACAAACCCTTACCATACCAGCCTTTCCTAACCACATGTGAGATAGGGATTATTGTTGTAATCGCTTTCAACACTTACATTGAGAACATGTCCTTCGTAACACGGCATGGCAGCGATGGGCGAATGTAATCATCATATATTGGGAGGAATGGAATCGATGAAAACTAAATTTCGAAGTTTATGCAGCACAGCCCTGGCTCTAACGTTAGGGTTAACTTTATTGTCCGGCCCGGCAAGTGTGCAGGCAGCGGGTAACGCAGACTACAATCTAACAGGCTTCTCCCAAGGGAATGCGGGCGGCGGCATCATTAGCGAATCAAACACAGCCACGTATAAGAAAGTGTATAATGCGACCGATCTGGCATTGGCTCTGAAAAAGAACTCCGGTGTCAAAGTTGTTGAGATCATGAACGATCTGAATCTGGGATGGAATGAAATTCCGAGCGCAGCGCAGACTTCTCCTTTTGCCAAACATAATGATGCGTTGACGCATCCCGTATTAAAACAGACCGGTGTCAGCAAGCTCACGATTGACGGGTTCAATGGACTCACGATTTTCTCCGCTAACGGCTCCAAGATCAAACACGCTGCGATCAGCGTGAAACGAAGCTCAAATGTCATCATCCGCAACCTGGAATTCGATGAGTTATGGGAATGGGATGAATCCACCAAAGGTGATTACGACAAGAACGATTGGGATTACATCACTCTGGAGGAGAACAGCAACGTATGGATTGATCACTGCACATTTAATAAAGCCTATGACGGACTCGTCGATTCGAAAAAAGGAACCAGCGGCGTGACCATCTCCTGGTCCCTCTTCAAAGGGGATGACGGCAGCTCAAACAGCTGGGTTACCCAGCAGATTAACGAATTGGAAGCAAACAAGGCTTCCTATCCCATGTATAACTACCTGCGCAGCAGTGCGGTAGGTCTCAGCAAAGCCGATATTATCGCCATATCGGGACCACAAAAGAAAGGACATCTGGTCGGTTCGACCAGCCTGGAATCAGCTAACGCCAACCTGTCCATGACGCTTCACCATAATCTGTACAAAGATATTCAGGACCGGATGCCACGCCTGCGTGGAGGCAACGCACATGCATACAACATCGTGATGGATTCGACAGGGGCACGTGCCGCTAAAGCCAAAATTACAACGGCGATGGCAACAGCGATTGCGTCCAAAGGTTATAAGTTCGATATCATTGGCAATGGGGCAATCTCCACAGAGAGCGGAGCCGTATTAGTTGAGAAATCAGTCATCAAGGACGTGCTGTATCCTGTGCGCAACAATCAGACCGATCCGGCAGATCCAACCTATACCGGCAAAATCAGAGTGACCGATACTATGTATTCTTTGGATGGAAGCTCATTCCGTGGCAGCAGTGATACGTCTGGCAGTCCACTGGCGCCAATCCCGGCCGTGGTGAAATCGTTCTCTTGGAACGGCTTCTCGACACTTCCTTACAGCTATACCACGGATGATCCATCTACGTTGAATGCACGCCTCACGGCTTCCAATGGCGCGGGTTCGGGTAAATTGACCTGGTCCAAGGACAATTGGTTGAAGACAAGTTATTGATATCAGAGTAAACTGTTGCTTTTACGTTCTTCAAATAAGGAAAAGAGTGCTCCTGCAGCTACGATAGCCGGGGGTGCTCTTTTTATATAATTTAGCTCCATATACAGTTTGGCGGGCCGCTTGAAAAGTGACTCCTTGTTAGGGTGGATCATCTCCAGCTACAGCATGTGTTGGTCTCCCCGGTGATCGTTGTAAATCTTTATTTATCTTCATTACCTTTGTGAGTAATTTATGACAAATTAACCATTTATGCAAGTACGCCTTGTAATTTTACTTACCGGTAAATATAATTTATTAGAATTGACCAATAAGGATGGTGAAGCAGCTTGGATGTATGGATATACTCCGCACTTACGCTTGTTTATTTGATACTTGTTGTTCGGATGGGCGTCGATTTAACCCAGAGGAAGCAATGGCTCGCGTATTCCAGTTTTCAGCTATTTGTAGCGTTCAGCTTGGCATATGACAATGGAATTATTGCTGTAGGTAATTTGATAGGGGATGGGGAAGTGTTAATGGTCCTCAGTAGCCTTCGATTTTGGCTACATGCCTTTGCTACCCCTACCCTTATTCTTGTTGGCTACCATATCTTGCGCAGCTCAGGTGCCAAGTTTGCCAATAGAAGTATAACGAGTGTGGTGGCATGGCTGATAACTTTAGGTTTGGTTATCTACCAGATTGTAGGTTTTACTTTATCCGAGGTTAAA
The nucleotide sequence above comes from Paenibacillus sp. W2I17. Encoded proteins:
- a CDS encoding Glu/Leu/Phe/Val dehydrogenase dimerization domain-containing protein translates to MQLWQEMEREGMEELIFCHDADSGLRAVIAIHNTVLGPALGGCRYWTYASEEEAVRDAVKLAKGMTYKNAISGLPYGGGKVVIWDVPFVKNTKPDEDGCGSLSVEQVAGDLGVEQQKGVAAEREVVANQVADRIDKSLDTDVSKRAQRFRALGRCLERLNGRYVTGLDLGTTATDMDQIRLETAHVTDTTGSLGAQDDFTAEMTAYGVHIGIVTSLRQQGIASLQGIPVAVQGLGKVGYALCRYLHAAGARLIVADVVPERVQRALVQFSGAISADPAHIHAADCKVFAPCALGGVLTPATVEELRCSIVAGAANNQLSERQLVAGRMQARGILYAPDYVLNAGGIISTAYELEGAGPDLIRQKVAGIAGTLSKVYAEATQSAISTADAADRLAESILRSGHKR
- a CDS encoding DUF2179 domain-containing protein, producing MFKILVFIFLIQIVYVSAYTLRMILTLKGQKYIAALISMGEIVIYVLGLNLVLNYLKQPEALIVYAVGYGLGVLLGAWIEEKIALGYITVKVICNQLDGSVANALRDKGYGVTAWVGSGRDGDRLVMEILAKRKNQKLLYQTILSLDPKAFVITVEPKQFHGGFWTRSIKK